In Spirochaetota bacterium, the sequence TGGAAGTAATCGACAATCTGTTCTTGTAATCTTATGCCCTCTAGTCTGTTAATCTGTTGTAACCCAGTTGGACAGGTTATATTGATCTCTGTAAGATATCCATCAATCACATCAATCCCTGCTAAGTAAATCTTATTGGATGTCAAGAATGTTGAGAAAGAATTGATCATCCTTATCTCGTTTTCTGTGATAGTCGCCCTTTGTGCCTCCCCTCCCTGTCCAAAGTTTGCTAGATAAGAGCCCTCCTCCGGTACTCTGTTAACAGCTCCTATTGGTTTTCCACCCAGAATCAGTATTCTCTTATCCCCCCTCTTCACATTTGGGACAAACTCCTGCACCATTACTGGGACTGACTGATTATGAGTAGATTCGTCCAATAATGCTCGTAAATTTGGATCATCTGCAGAGATCTTTTTTACTCCCCTGCCTTGATATGAATTAAGATCCTTCAGTATTGAGATACCTTTATTCTGTCTAATAAATTCGATTATTCTTGAATTATCGGAGCTTACTATAGTTTTTGGAATAAATGTTGGAAAATTGAATATTATCAATTTCTCATTAAAGTCGCGCAATGCCTTAGGTGAGTTGACAACCAGCGAGCCAGTTAGGGATAGCATTTGAGTTGCATAATGGAAATTATAATCATATGGCGGTTCCTTCCTCATAAAGATCATATCAAAGGAATCTAAATCGCTCTCTTGTTTATTTCCTAAATGAAATTCATCACTATCAAAATATACTCGTGATGATAACGTGCATACAACAGTGCTATTAAAAAAGAGATCCTGAATGGTACAGCAATATGTTTGAATGTCCCTTCTGAATACCTCTAACATTATTGCATAGGTAGTATCTGTGGAAGGATTCAATGATTCTATGGGATCAATAACAAAGAGCCATTTTAATTTAGAACTCAATTTCTTTATTTTGCTTATGCTCATAGGCTATAGCGATGTTGGCTATATCAGCCAATATTGCATATAATGATAGATCTGAGTCGTCAAATTGTTGTTCAATAATAGGCCTTGTGATATTGCCTTCTAACAATATATCGAACTTCATCCCAGGAGCATTAAGGGATGTCCTGTTATCCTTTTCCGAGTGAATTCTCATAAAACCTCCAACAACAGCGCCCCCGACACTATATAAAACAGGCTCAGCTGGGTATGATTCAACGCTATGAATTGTGTGTATGCCCTCCTGTATTAAAACACTATTGATTTGGGCTTTCTGTTTCCCAAAGACCATCCTATTTCTTTTTCTGTTATTGAGGTTTAGAATCTCTTTTCCATCTGAGACTGAGATGATGCCCATGCCATATGTTCCTGAGTTGTCTTTAATAAATACATAAGGAACGCTATCGATGTTATATTCATCGTATTTTTCCTTTATCCCCTCAATAACCTGATCAACCTTCTGTGAAACATAGGAGAGTGTCTCATTTGTTCTGAAATCAACATCGTCAACCACTGTGTATATGGTCTTTAATAACCAGGAGTCAACATGAAGCATCTGAGAAAACTCTTCAATGAGTTGATTGTAATACATGAAATGTGTGCTTTTCCTTCTATGATGCCATCCCAGAAAGAGCGGAGGTGTAACTAAATGACATATATCATCCAGCAGGTCAGGATTTTTAACAGAAAAATCATTGTTTAATAAAATCAATCCGTCATCAAAGGATTTTGTTTGCAATTTGCACCCATCCCTTCTCATCTTTTCAAGCATAATGATATGACCATTGCTATCCTCAACATTTATGCCATCACCAGTAATGTCATCCCTTAAGCTT encodes:
- the gshB gene encoding glutathione synthase, producing MSSKLKWLFVIDPIESLNPSTDTTYAIMLEVFRRDIQTYCCTIQDLFFNSTVVCTLSSRVYFDSDEFHLGNKQESDLDSFDMIFMRKEPPYDYNFHYATQMLSLTGSLVVNSPKALRDFNEKLIIFNFPTFIPKTIVSSDNSRIIEFIRQNKGISILKDLNSYQGRGVKKISADDPNLRALLDESTHNQSVPVMVQEFVPNVKRGDKRILILGGKPIGAVNRVPEEGSYLANFGQGGEAQRATITENEIRMINSFSTFLTSNKIYLAGIDVIDGYLTEINITCPTGLQQINRLEGIRLQEQIVDYFQDLTV
- the gshA gene encoding glutamate--cysteine ligase, with the translated sequence MNISLTTIEELQLKVNQEKERVTEWLKSKRLILQEEGQLLPIYSSFDIRDNGIKVAIVDSNLFPAGFNNLDPQARAKSISAFKEYIPKIFDGHKILIIPEAHTRNKFYLSNLCALKNILMKAGYNVVIGSLRDDITGDGINVEDSNGHIIMLEKMRRDGCKLQTKSFDDGLILLNNDFSVKNPDLLDDICHLVTPPLFLGWHHRRKSTHFMYYNQLIEEFSQMLHVDSWLLKTIYTVVDDVDFRTNETLSYVSQKVDQVIEGIKEKYDEYNIDSVPYVFIKDNSGTYGMGIISVSDGKEILNLNNRKRNRMVFGKQKAQINSVLIQEGIHTIHSVESYPAEPVLYSVGGAVVGGFMRIHSEKDNRTSLNAPGMKFDILLEGNITRPIIEQQFDDSDLSLYAILADIANIAIAYEHKQNKEIEF